The Treponema pectinovorum genome includes a window with the following:
- a CDS encoding PTS sugar transporter subunit IIA: protein MDLRTVLTPETVELHLQGKTKEDIIDEMLEILIKAGKVTDKAAARECVLDRERKMSTGMKHGIAIPHGKTDTVSDLVACIGISDNPVDFDSLDQEPCRIFIMTLSPVNKTGPHLQFLAEVSLLFKSAEKRQQILNTQDKAEVIKILTE, encoded by the coding sequence ATGGACTTAAGAACTGTATTAACACCCGAAACTGTAGAGCTTCATCTACAGGGAAAAACTAAAGAAGACATCATAGATGAGATGCTAGAAATTTTAATCAAGGCTGGAAAAGTAACCGATAAAGCTGCTGCGAGAGAGTGCGTGCTTGATCGTGAACGCAAGATGTCTACTGGAATGAAGCACGGAATTGCGATTCCGCATGGAAAAACAGACACTGTTTCTGATTTGGTAGCTTGCATTGGAATTTCTGACAATCCTGTTGATTTTGATTCTCTTGATCAGGAACCTTGTCGTATTTTTATTATGACACTTTCTCCAGTTAACAAGACAGGACCGCACCTTCAATTTTTGGCTGAGGTGAGTTTGTTGTTCAAAAGTGCAGAAAAAAGACAGCAAATTCTTAACACTCAGGACAAGGCTGAAGTTATAAAGATTCTTACAGAATAG